A genome region from Variovorax paradoxus includes the following:
- a CDS encoding MBL fold metallo-hydrolase, protein MSRLSAGAGLPPGVVVFERGWLSSNNVLFLGANETALVDTGYATHARQTVDLIESALGERPLDRILNTHLHSDHCGGNAALQQRYPDVRIDIPPGEATLVERWDEERLSFAATGQICPRFYFSGLLRPGSEHVLGDRSWQVHAAPGHDTHSVILFEPESRTLISADALWENGFGIAFPELAGEASFEDIAATLDLIEMLAPLRVIPGHGEVFDDAPKALSTAHRRLAGLQRDPVKHARHAIKVLMKFKLLEVQVISIDQWHAWLRSTPYLENIRARFFGEIQLDGLTSDILDELVVAGAAEIKDSHVRNR, encoded by the coding sequence ATGAGCCGCTTGTCAGCGGGCGCCGGCTTGCCGCCCGGTGTTGTGGTTTTCGAGCGTGGGTGGCTGTCGTCGAACAATGTGTTGTTCTTGGGGGCGAACGAAACGGCGCTTGTCGACACAGGTTATGCGACGCACGCCCGGCAAACAGTGGATCTGATCGAGTCGGCGCTGGGCGAGCGTCCGCTTGATCGCATCCTGAACACGCATCTGCACAGCGATCACTGCGGTGGAAATGCCGCGCTGCAGCAGCGGTATCCGGATGTCCGTATCGATATTCCGCCGGGCGAGGCAACATTGGTCGAGAGATGGGACGAAGAGAGACTCAGCTTTGCTGCAACCGGCCAAATCTGCCCGCGTTTTTATTTCTCAGGATTGCTGAGGCCCGGGAGCGAGCACGTTCTGGGGGATCGATCATGGCAGGTCCATGCCGCCCCTGGTCATGACACCCACTCGGTCATCTTGTTCGAGCCGGAATCGCGCACCTTGATTTCGGCAGATGCTTTATGGGAGAACGGCTTCGGCATTGCCTTCCCGGAACTGGCCGGCGAGGCGTCTTTCGAGGACATCGCTGCAACACTGGATCTGATCGAAATGCTGGCGCCGTTGCGAGTGATACCAGGACACGGCGAGGTGTTCGACGATGCGCCAAAGGCGCTGTCCACTGCGCATCGCCGGCTTGCGGGGCTTCAACGCGATCCGGTGAAGCATGCTCGCCATGCGATCAAGGTATTGATGAAGTTCAAACTGCTGGAGGTGCAGGTGATCAGCATCGATCAATGGCACGCCTGGCTTCGGAGCACGCCTTATCTGGAAAACATCCGGGCTCGCTTTTTCGGTGAAATCCAACTTGATGGACTGACAAGCGATATCTTGGATGAACTGGTTGTAGCCGGGGCGGCGGAGATTAAAGACTCACATGTCCGCAATCGCTGA
- a CDS encoding AMP-binding protein, translated as MQTTSARSNYPAGVPHEIHPEQYRSLPHMFDEAFARHADKPFSVCMERWMSYRELDTLSAALGCWLQSRGLEPGARVAIMLPNIPQFAVTMCGVLRAGFTCVNVNPLYTARELEHQLKDSGATAIVILENFASTLEKVIERTPVKHVVMTSMGDLLGGVYGAWITAAVRHLAKMVPAYKLPLDGGRTVTPLAQAISEGRGRTLAADHSNLDSIAFLQYTGGTTGLSKGAVLTHRNIVAATLQAEAWFTPALSRAGDLAKVNSIAALPLYHIFALTLCLLVIRQGSHMTLIPNPRDFDKFIAVLKKRPFHMLPAVNTLFNALLMHPEFKTVDFSTLFVSQAGGMAASEGTARKWFEATGCPMIEGWGMSETCAIGTNNPVSNTEFTGTIGLPLPSIEIAIKDDDGNSLPIGQPGELCIKGPNVMSGYYNQPAETAAAFTADGFMRTGDIAVMQDDGYSRIVDRKKDMILVSGFNVFPNELENVISLCPGVVECAAVGVPDEKQGEAIKVFVVRRDPALTEDAVLQYCHSQLTGYKRPKHIEFRESLPKTNVGKILRRELRSTAAA; from the coding sequence CCGTTCTCGGTGTGCATGGAGCGCTGGATGTCGTACCGGGAGCTCGACACGCTATCGGCTGCCTTGGGCTGCTGGCTGCAGTCGCGCGGGCTCGAACCGGGCGCGCGGGTGGCGATCATGCTCCCCAACATCCCGCAGTTTGCGGTGACGATGTGCGGCGTCCTGCGCGCGGGCTTCACCTGCGTGAACGTCAATCCGCTGTACACGGCACGCGAGCTCGAGCACCAGCTCAAGGACTCGGGCGCGACGGCGATCGTCATTCTCGAGAACTTCGCCTCGACGCTCGAGAAGGTGATCGAACGCACGCCGGTGAAGCATGTGGTCATGACATCCATGGGCGACTTGCTGGGCGGGGTGTACGGCGCCTGGATCACTGCGGCCGTGCGACATCTGGCGAAGATGGTGCCGGCGTACAAGCTGCCGTTGGATGGAGGCCGCACAGTGACGCCTCTCGCGCAGGCGATCTCGGAAGGCCGTGGCCGCACGCTGGCCGCCGACCATAGCAACCTCGATTCAATCGCATTCCTGCAATACACCGGTGGCACGACCGGTTTGTCGAAAGGCGCGGTGCTCACTCACCGCAACATCGTCGCGGCGACGCTGCAGGCCGAAGCATGGTTCACACCTGCACTCTCGCGCGCTGGAGACCTGGCCAAGGTGAACAGCATCGCGGCGCTGCCGCTGTATCACATCTTCGCGCTGACGCTGTGCCTGCTGGTGATTCGTCAGGGCTCGCACATGACGTTGATTCCGAACCCGCGCGACTTCGACAAGTTCATCGCGGTGCTCAAGAAGCGGCCGTTCCACATGCTGCCTGCGGTGAACACGCTGTTCAACGCCTTGCTGATGCATCCGGAGTTCAAGACCGTCGATTTTTCGACGCTGTTCGTCTCGCAGGCCGGCGGCATGGCCGCTTCGGAAGGCACGGCGCGCAAGTGGTTCGAAGCCACCGGCTGTCCGATGATCGAAGGCTGGGGCATGAGCGAAACCTGTGCGATCGGCACGAACAATCCGGTGTCCAACACCGAGTTCACCGGCACCATAGGGCTGCCGCTGCCGAGCATCGAGATTGCTATCAAGGACGACGATGGCAACTCCTTGCCCATTGGCCAACCCGGTGAGCTCTGCATCAAGGGCCCCAACGTGATGTCGGGCTACTACAACCAGCCTGCAGAGACTGCCGCGGCATTCACTGCAGATGGCTTCATGCGGACGGGAGATATCGCCGTGATGCAGGACGATGGGTACAGCCGAATCGTCGACCGCAAGAAGGACATGATTCTGGTGAGCGGATTCAACGTGTTCCCCAATGAGCTCGAGAACGTGATCTCGCTGTGCCCCGGCGTGGTGGAGTGCGCGGCGGTGGGGGTGCCGGACGAGAAACAGGGTGAAGCCATCAAGGTGTTCGTGGTGCGCCGCGACCCTGCGCTGACCGAGGACGCCGTGCTGCAGTACTGCCATTCGCAGCTGACTGGCTACAAGCGGCCGAAGCACATCGAGTTCCGGGAGTCGTTGCCGAAGACCAACGTCGGAAAAATTCTGCGGCGCGAGCTCCGGTCGACGGCGGCTGCCTGA
- a CDS encoding ATP-binding cassette domain-containing protein, with protein sequence MALITLLDAQLAFGHVPLLDHADFSLLESERIGLIGRNGAGKSSLLKILGGLEKADDGTLQLQQNLRVAYVAQEPALDMDSDVFTAASQGLAPVIAVRDLYLSGAEGLDLDALQSQIEAYDAWNWEQRVEETLHRLHLDRGARVGSLSGGTRKRVALAQALVAAPDVLLLDEPTNHLDLDSIEWLEQLLIDFKGSIVTITHDRSFLNRVATRIVELDRGKLGSYPGNFEQYLLQKEEQLAQEAVISAKADKLLAQEEIWIRKGVEARRTRSQSRITRLQELRASRAARREVQGSVNMDVASGQSSGKIVAELTEATKSFGEKTVIRKFSGTILRGDKVGLLGPNGAGKTTLLKLILGELEPDSGKIRRGTNLQVAYFDQMRDKLDLDATLEDFISPGSEWIEIGTQKKHVKSYLSDFLFSPARANSPVRSLSGGERNRLLLARLFARPANVLVLDEPTNDLDIDTLELLETLLQDYDGTVFLVSHDRTFLDNVVTSTIAYEGDGRWREYEGSVQDWLIQSRRAREIAEQRAAAAPAPVAAPAPAPLAETPKAVGVRKKLSYKEQRELDALPAQIEALEEEQKRITEMLELDGGAIYASDASRAAEMAERHAKIDDELLAALERQEELATGR encoded by the coding sequence ATGGCACTCATCACACTCCTCGACGCCCAATTGGCGTTCGGTCACGTCCCGCTGCTGGATCATGCGGACTTCTCTCTTCTCGAATCGGAACGCATCGGCCTGATCGGCCGCAATGGTGCAGGCAAGTCGTCGCTCCTCAAGATACTGGGCGGACTGGAGAAGGCCGATGACGGCACGCTCCAACTCCAGCAGAACCTGCGCGTCGCCTATGTGGCCCAGGAACCTGCGCTGGACATGGATTCGGATGTCTTCACGGCGGCGAGCCAGGGCCTGGCCCCCGTGATCGCGGTGCGCGACCTCTACCTCTCCGGTGCGGAAGGGCTCGATCTCGACGCGCTCCAGTCGCAGATCGAGGCCTACGACGCCTGGAACTGGGAGCAGCGCGTGGAAGAAACGCTGCACCGCCTCCATCTCGACCGCGGCGCCCGCGTCGGCTCCCTCTCGGGCGGCACGCGCAAGCGCGTGGCCCTGGCCCAGGCCCTGGTGGCCGCACCCGACGTCCTGCTGCTCGACGAGCCCACCAACCACCTGGACCTCGACTCCATCGAGTGGCTCGAGCAACTGCTCATCGACTTCAAGGGCAGCATCGTCACCATCACCCACGACCGCAGCTTCCTGAACCGCGTCGCCACCCGCATCGTCGAACTCGATCGGGGCAAGCTGGGCTCCTACCCCGGCAACTTCGAGCAGTACCTGCTGCAGAAGGAAGAGCAGCTCGCGCAGGAAGCCGTGATCAGCGCCAAGGCCGACAAGCTGCTCGCCCAGGAAGAGATCTGGATCCGCAAGGGCGTGGAAGCGCGCCGCACGCGCAGCCAGAGCCGTATCACCCGCCTGCAGGAGTTGCGCGCGAGCCGGGCCGCCCGTCGCGAGGTGCAGGGCAGCGTCAACATGGACGTGGCTTCGGGCCAGTCCAGCGGAAAGATCGTGGCCGAACTCACGGAAGCCACCAAGTCCTTCGGCGAGAAGACCGTCATCCGCAAGTTCAGCGGCACCATCCTGCGCGGCGACAAGGTGGGGCTGCTCGGGCCCAACGGCGCCGGCAAGACCACCCTGCTGAAGCTCATCCTCGGCGAACTCGAGCCCGACAGCGGCAAGATCCGCCGCGGCACGAACCTGCAGGTGGCGTATTTCGACCAGATGCGCGACAAGCTCGACCTCGACGCCACGCTGGAAGACTTCATCAGCCCTGGCAGCGAGTGGATCGAGATCGGCACGCAGAAGAAGCACGTCAAGAGCTACCTGTCGGACTTCCTCTTCTCCCCGGCGCGCGCCAATTCCCCCGTGCGCTCGCTCAGCGGCGGCGAACGCAACCGCCTGCTGCTGGCGCGACTGTTCGCGCGGCCGGCCAACGTGCTGGTGCTCGACGAGCCGACCAACGACCTCGACATCGACACCCTCGAGCTGCTCGAAACCCTGCTGCAGGACTACGACGGCACCGTGTTCCTCGTGAGCCACGACCGGACGTTCCTCGACAACGTGGTGACCAGCACCATCGCCTACGAGGGCGACGGCCGCTGGCGCGAGTACGAAGGCAGCGTGCAGGACTGGCTGATCCAGTCCAGGCGCGCCAGGGAGATCGCCGAGCAGCGCGCCGCCGCGGCGCCCGCCCCCGTGGCGGCCCCGGCGCCAGCGCCGTTGGCGGAAACCCCGAAGGCCGTGGGCGTCCGCAAGAAGCTCTCTTACAAGGAGCAGCGCGAGCTCGACGCCCTGCCCGCCCAGATCGAGGCGCTCGAGGAAGAACAGAAGCGCATCACCGAGATGCTCGAGCTCGACGGCGGCGCCATCTATGCCAGCGACGCCTCACGCGCGGCGGAGATGGCCGAGCGCCACGCGAAGATCGACGACGAACTGCTGGCGGCGCTCGAGCGCCAGGAAGAACTGGCCACCGGCCGCTGA